One Candidatus Cardinium hertigii DNA window includes the following coding sequences:
- a CDS encoding TatD family hydrolase: protein MQLIDTHAHIYEVEFQDNLSDILENAQKNYVQKIYMPNINETTLSKMMAVAARYPTQCFPMMGIHPCYIKRNFTNQLYLVEEWLNKASFLAIGEIGIDQYHSSAFLAEQEEAFMIQLNLAKKHQLPVSIHCRNAFKRMLQLLEKAQDGSLKGVIHCFTGNTIEAEYCIKLGFRLGIGGLITLPSHKLAETLTTIAANHLVLETDSPYLAPLPHRGKRNEPGYLRYTAAKLAAIKQMPLTEIAAITTENATRLFNNQ, encoded by the coding sequence ATGCAGCTGATTGATACACATGCACATATATATGAAGTTGAATTTCAGGATAACTTATCCGACATTCTAGAAAATGCACAAAAGAACTATGTACAAAAAATTTACATGCCTAACATCAATGAGACAACCCTATCAAAAATGATGGCTGTAGCAGCTCGCTATCCGACACAATGTTTCCCCATGATGGGGATTCACCCTTGTTACATCAAAAGAAACTTTACGAATCAGCTATATCTGGTTGAAGAATGGCTTAACAAAGCTTCTTTCCTGGCAATAGGCGAAATAGGCATAGACCAATACCATTCTTCTGCTTTCCTTGCAGAACAGGAAGAAGCATTTATGATCCAGCTAAATTTAGCCAAAAAACACCAACTTCCTGTCTCCATTCACTGTAGAAATGCCTTTAAACGCATGCTTCAACTACTAGAAAAAGCACAAGACGGTTCCCTAAAAGGTGTTATCCATTGTTTCACAGGAAATACAATAGAAGCGGAATACTGCATAAAGCTAGGCTTTCGCTTAGGCATTGGGGGCTTAATAACGCTCCCTTCCCATAAACTAGCAGAAACCTTAACAACTATAGCAGCAAACCATCTCGTATTAGAAACAGATAGCCCCTACCTGGCACCTCTACCGCACCGTGGCAAACGCAATGAACCTGGCTATTTACGCTATACAGCAGCAAAATTAGCTGCTATTAAGCAGATGCCGTTGACAGAAATCGCCGCCATAACCACGGAAAATGCTACAAGGTTATTTAATAATCAATAA
- a CDS encoding MGMT family protein: protein MGLLFLLRCHRVIQNNGSIRGYAAGITLKQTLLKLEQKNRTLLTLDTEDT, encoded by the coding sequence ATGGGGCTGTTGTTCTTATTACGCTGTCACAGGGTAATACAAAACAATGGCTCAATAAGAGGCTATGCTGCGGGTATAACGCTTAAGCAAACCTTGCTTAAATTGGAACAAAAGAATCGTACACTGCTTACATTGGATACAGAGGATACATAA
- a CDS encoding ComF family protein produces MFYRVIEDVAIADAFALYWLRKKSLLERVLVAMKYKNQPNIGLFLGRYYATMLAQTSLIQTIEGIVPIPLHRRRLQERGYNQSGFFAQGLAEVLQIPCYSACVERIRYTPSQTKKSKEERKANLQGVFRVMHPELIQGKHLLLVDDIFTTGATLVSCAKEVLAEGAGPVSMATIAIVEA; encoded by the coding sequence ATGTTCTATCGGGTTATAGAGGATGTAGCTATTGCCGATGCCTTTGCCCTTTATTGGTTAAGAAAAAAAAGCCTGCTCGAGCGTGTGCTCGTAGCGATGAAATATAAAAACCAACCCAACATTGGCCTATTTTTAGGCCGTTATTATGCTACTATGTTAGCGCAAACATCGCTTATACAAACCATAGAAGGCATTGTTCCCATTCCCTTGCATCGGAGGAGATTACAAGAAAGGGGGTATAACCAAAGTGGTTTTTTTGCGCAAGGTCTTGCAGAAGTATTACAAATTCCTTGCTACTCAGCTTGTGTGGAACGGATCCGTTATACGCCTTCCCAGACAAAAAAGAGCAAAGAAGAGCGCAAAGCAAATCTCCAAGGAGTCTTTCGTGTAATGCATCCGGAGCTTATACAAGGTAAGCATCTTCTGCTGGTAGATGATATTTTTACTACAGGTGCCACATTGGTTTCCTGTGCAAAGGAAGTGTTAGCAGAAGGAGCTGGTCCAGTCAGTATGGCTACTATAGCAATAGTAGAAGCGTAA
- a CDS encoding M16 family metallopeptidase gives MLDRSIPPKFQTIHAIDFPWPALHVLKNQLPLYLLNVGSQPIIEVELIFRGGNAYEAVPAAAYFTAAMLLEGTTNKSAQAIAQVISYYGATIDVRSETDFCSITLTTLSAHIVPMMELLLEVLLYPSFPQKSLTLFKRLKSQSIRIADKKPDRVAYKCFRAAIFPTPHSYGRFLTLQEVEAIQLEDLYNQYAKFFFAGCTIFVSGAVTPAALQCIKEQLAYLEPKEAVLSQYALQGCKVEKKVTGTTVQQLQAAIVIGKQLLVKKEADFLPMCIVNEILGGGFCSRLMQNLREDKGYTYGIYSRMVALQQAGYIAIMTEVAQSVAPKAIQEVYKEIERLQNELVSTTLLKKVKNYLLGRFLTTINDPFSIMQRFQSAYLHGLDQQYYSAFYHQVQQITPIEIRDLAQKYLSLDSLTEITVS, from the coding sequence ATGTTAGATAGATCGATTCCGCCAAAATTTCAGACAATTCATGCAATTGATTTTCCATGGCCAGCGTTGCATGTCCTTAAGAATCAGTTGCCGCTTTACCTGCTCAATGTAGGGAGTCAACCTATTATAGAAGTGGAATTAATTTTTAGAGGTGGTAATGCCTATGAAGCGGTTCCAGCTGCTGCTTATTTTACGGCTGCTATGCTATTGGAAGGGACTACAAACAAGTCGGCGCAAGCTATTGCTCAGGTTATAAGTTATTATGGTGCTACGATTGATGTTCGGTCAGAAACAGATTTTTGTTCCATAACGCTTACTACCCTTTCGGCCCATATTGTGCCGATGATGGAGCTCTTGTTAGAAGTATTGTTGTATCCTAGTTTCCCTCAAAAATCACTAACCTTATTCAAACGTTTAAAATCCCAATCCATTCGAATAGCGGACAAGAAGCCTGATAGAGTAGCCTATAAGTGCTTTCGTGCTGCTATCTTTCCAACACCTCATTCTTACGGACGTTTTTTAACCTTACAAGAGGTAGAGGCGATCCAATTAGAAGATTTGTACAATCAGTATGCTAAATTCTTTTTTGCGGGTTGTACCATTTTTGTTAGTGGAGCAGTTACACCAGCAGCTTTACAATGCATTAAAGAACAGCTAGCCTATCTAGAACCAAAAGAAGCTGTGCTATCCCAATATGCGTTGCAGGGTTGTAAGGTTGAAAAAAAAGTAACGGGTACAACGGTACAGCAGCTACAAGCTGCCATTGTAATTGGTAAGCAATTACTGGTTAAAAAAGAAGCAGACTTTTTGCCGATGTGCATTGTAAATGAAATTTTAGGGGGTGGTTTTTGTTCTCGTTTGATGCAAAACCTTCGAGAGGATAAAGGCTATACCTATGGTATCTATTCGCGTATGGTTGCTTTGCAGCAGGCAGGTTATATCGCTATTATGACAGAAGTAGCCCAGTCAGTTGCGCCCAAAGCCATCCAAGAAGTTTACAAAGAAATAGAGCGCTTGCAAAATGAACTCGTTTCAACAACTCTATTAAAGAAAGTTAAAAATTACCTATTAGGCCGCTTTTTAACCACTATTAATGATCCTTTTTCCATTATGCAGCGGTTTCAATCTGCTTATTTACATGGCTTGGATCAACAATACTATAGCGCATTTTACCATCAGGTGCAACAGATAACCCCTATAGAAATTAGAGATTTAGCACAAAAATACTTATCTTTAGATAGTCTTACAGAAATTACAGTAAGTTAA
- a CDS encoding metallophosphoesterase family protein codes for MKIGLLSDTHGWMDPSIFDHFKICDEVWHAGDIGDPKLLPTFAAFKVFRAVHGNIDAQAVRLVYPSFQSFNCEGITIWMVHIGGAPPLYTAEIRAKLKQTQPAILVCGHSHILRIMRDKKHPPLLYLNPGAAGQQGHHSVRTLLRFEINNTKIGNMEVIELGSRVLPNALEREPDPT; via the coding sequence ATGAAAATTGGCCTACTCTCAGATACACATGGATGGATGGATCCTAGCATCTTTGATCATTTCAAAATATGCGATGAAGTTTGGCATGCAGGTGATATTGGCGACCCCAAATTGCTACCTACCTTTGCTGCTTTTAAAGTTTTTAGGGCTGTACATGGTAACATAGATGCGCAGGCAGTAAGATTAGTATATCCTAGTTTTCAATCATTTAATTGTGAAGGTATAACCATATGGATGGTACATATAGGGGGTGCCCCCCCCCTCTATACAGCAGAGATACGAGCCAAACTAAAGCAAACACAACCGGCTATTTTAGTTTGTGGACATTCCCATATTTTACGTATAATGCGTGATAAAAAACATCCTCCCCTGCTTTACCTTAACCCAGGTGCTGCTGGACAGCAGGGACATCATTCCGTACGAACGCTACTACGCTTCGAAATAAATAATACAAAGATTGGTAACATGGAAGTAATAGAATTAGGTAGCAGGGTTCTTCCCAATGCATTGGAAAGAGAACCTGATCCTACGTAA
- the rpsI gene encoding 30S ribosomal protein S9, translating into MESVHAVGRRKTAIARVYFMKGNGVIKVNQREFMNYFPLEAMRLIVKQPIEKLKLENHYDVTINVSGGGLRGQAEAVRLGIARACCKLDMENNKPLLKKEGFLTRDARIVERKKYGRKKARKRFQFTKR; encoded by the coding sequence ATGGAAAGCGTGCATGCGGTAGGCCGAAGAAAGACTGCAATAGCTAGGGTCTATTTTATGAAAGGGAATGGGGTTATTAAGGTCAACCAGAGGGAGTTTATGAACTATTTCCCGTTGGAGGCTATGCGGCTCATTGTTAAACAGCCGATAGAAAAATTAAAGTTAGAGAATCATTATGATGTAACCATTAATGTTTCTGGTGGTGGATTACGGGGGCAAGCCGAAGCGGTTCGGCTAGGCATCGCTAGGGCATGCTGTAAGTTAGACATGGAAAATAATAAGCCTTTATTAAAAAAAGAAGGCTTCCTTACAAGGGATGCTAGGATAGTAGAGCGAAAAAAATATGGCCGTAAAAAAGCAAGGAAGCGCTTCCAGTTTACCAAACGTTAA
- the rplM gene encoding 50S ribosomal protein L13: protein MDCISYKTKYISKQHIARQWVVVDATAQTLGRLASQVAYRMRGKHRPDFSPHVEGGDHIIVLNADKIVLSGNKWENKTYVTYSGYPGGVKKATPKEVQRVNPKRMVEHAIKGMLPKNRLGRKLFHNLHVFLGGVHPYAAQKPSEVSLKYK from the coding sequence GTGGATTGTATTAGTTATAAGACAAAATATATAAGCAAGCAGCATATTGCGAGGCAGTGGGTTGTTGTAGATGCTACCGCACAAACATTAGGTAGATTGGCTAGTCAGGTGGCTTATAGAATGCGTGGCAAACATAGGCCAGATTTTTCCCCTCATGTGGAAGGGGGGGACCATATTATTGTGCTCAATGCAGATAAGATAGTGTTATCTGGTAATAAATGGGAAAACAAAACATATGTTACCTATTCGGGTTATCCTGGTGGTGTAAAGAAAGCTACCCCTAAGGAGGTGCAACGGGTTAATCCCAAGCGTATGGTAGAGCATGCGATAAAAGGCATGTTGCCTAAAAATAGGTTAGGAAGAAAGTTGTTCCATAATTTACATGTTTTTTTGGGTGGTGTGCATCCTTATGCTGCTCAAAAACCAAGTGAAGTAAGTCTTAAATACAAATGA